A region from the Algoriphagus machipongonensis genome encodes:
- a CDS encoding segregation and condensation protein A, which translates to MSFEIKLPLFEGPFDLMLFFIERDELDIYDIPISKITNDFLDYLHHLEQMEIEVASEFILFAATLMRIKSKLLLPRPELNEEGEEIDPREELIRNLLEYKKYKSVIQELADLEEERLSKEKRGNLMFELQQLSKVEDVDAEMQHVDLYKLLKVFQKSMAKFASRRDETTHTVIQYPYTIEQQKDFVLEKISFKKQVPFSEFITYKPDKIFVIYTFLAILELLQLSKVTIIIGEGFNNFWVEKTEPIPAG; encoded by the coding sequence TTGAGTTTCGAAATCAAATTACCGCTTTTCGAAGGCCCGTTTGATCTGATGTTATTCTTCATCGAGCGGGACGAATTGGATATATATGATATTCCTATCTCCAAGATAACAAATGATTTCCTGGATTACCTGCATCATTTGGAACAAATGGAAATTGAGGTAGCTAGTGAATTTATTCTCTTCGCGGCCACCCTAATGAGAATCAAATCCAAACTGTTGCTTCCAAGGCCTGAATTAAATGAGGAAGGGGAGGAAATTGACCCTAGGGAAGAGTTGATCAGAAACCTTTTGGAATACAAAAAGTATAAATCAGTAATTCAAGAGCTGGCAGACCTTGAGGAGGAAAGACTTTCTAAAGAAAAAAGAGGAAACCTGATGTTTGAGCTTCAGCAGCTTAGCAAGGTGGAGGATGTGGATGCAGAGATGCAACACGTAGATCTATACAAGCTTCTGAAAGTGTTTCAAAAAAGTATGGCTAAGTTTGCCTCTAGAAGGGATGAAACTACCCACACGGTGATTCAGTATCCTTATACCATCGAACAACAAAAAGATTTTGTCCTGGAAAAAATCAGTTTTAAAAAGCAAGTTCCGTTTTCAGAATTTATCACCTACAAACCAGATAAAATTTTTGTGATTTATACCTTTCTGGCTATCCTAGAATTACTTCAGCTTTCAAAAGTGACCATCATTATCGGTGAAGGCTTTAATAATTTTTGGGTGGAAAAAACTGAGCCAATCCCCGCAGGCTAA
- a CDS encoding lysylphosphatidylglycerol synthase transmembrane domain-containing protein, with translation MKLDNKKIFQTLNPNKVWFPIIIGLGIVFGMFYFDPSINADTLDVVFDASLPWIFLAILVILFRDAGYVYRIREVTDRSLSWTRAIYVIILWEFASAVTPSVVGGTAVAIFILNKEGIKLGRAIAYVMVTAILDNLFFVIGAPIILFFAKGNIFPESKVLETQLQNSMEAIFWISYALYATYSLVMAAALFYRPRVFKWVLIKVFSIKWLSKWKHDASEYGNQIIEASKELAGKRINYWGPIILATIFIWTSRYLMLNALISAFVPLNLNDHVIVFARQVIMWIVMMISPTPGSSGTAEFFFAQFFTEFLTKYTFVTSILWRLLSYYPYLILGALFLPRWIKQVFFNKKNKEQTE, from the coding sequence ATGAAGTTGGACAACAAAAAAATCTTTCAAACCCTTAACCCAAACAAAGTTTGGTTTCCAATCATCATTGGCTTGGGGATCGTGTTTGGGATGTTCTATTTTGATCCGTCCATTAATGCGGATACCCTGGATGTAGTTTTTGATGCTTCTTTGCCTTGGATATTTTTGGCCATTTTGGTGATCCTATTTCGAGATGCAGGCTATGTCTACAGAATCCGAGAGGTAACAGATCGGAGTCTCAGTTGGACTAGGGCCATTTATGTGATCATTTTATGGGAATTTGCCTCTGCAGTGACGCCTTCAGTAGTGGGAGGAACAGCCGTAGCCATCTTTATTTTAAATAAGGAAGGGATCAAATTGGGCAGAGCCATCGCTTATGTGATGGTAACAGCGATTTTGGATAATCTTTTCTTTGTGATCGGAGCTCCGATTATTTTGTTCTTTGCCAAGGGCAATATATTCCCTGAAAGTAAGGTTCTGGAAACGCAGCTTCAGAATAGTATGGAGGCGATTTTCTGGATTAGTTATGCCTTATATGCTACCTATAGTCTTGTGATGGCCGCTGCATTGTTCTATAGACCGAGGGTGTTTAAGTGGGTCCTTATCAAAGTATTTTCCATTAAGTGGTTAAGCAAATGGAAGCATGATGCCAGCGAATATGGTAATCAAATCATTGAGGCTTCAAAGGAGTTGGCTGGAAAAAGAATAAACTATTGGGGACCGATAATTCTTGCAACGATATTTATCTGGACTTCGCGTTATTTGATGCTCAATGCATTGATTTCAGCTTTTGTCCCCTTGAATTTGAATGATCATGTGATTGTATTTGCCCGTCAGGTGATCATGTGGATTGTAATGATGATATCTCCTACCCCTGGATCCAGTGGCACGGCGGAATTCTTCTTTGCGCAGTTTTTTACCGAATTTCTCACAAAATATACTTTTGTTACCAGCATATTGTGGAGACTCCTCTCCTATTATCCATACCTGATCCTTGGGGCATTATTCTTGCCTAGATGGATCAAGCAGGTATTTTTTAATAAAAAGAATAAGGAACAAACAGAGTAA